In the genome of Bradyrhizobium sp. CB3481, the window CGGCCAAATTGCCCACCTGGATGCGGGTCACGCTGGTCGCCGGAATCTTCATTCTGGTCGCAGGAGCCAGTCTGTTTGCATGGCGCTGGTACTCCCGGCCAACGACGCTGACCATCGCCGTAGGGTCGCTCGACGGGGAGGCGAGCCGGGTGGTGTCGGCACTGGCAAGCAAGCTCGCGCAACAGAAGGCGCCGGTGCGGCTCTCCATGGTGGAGGCGGGCAGCGCACTCGACGCGGCTAACGCGTTTTCCTCCGGCAAGGTGGACCTTGCCGTGGTCAGGGGCGATGTCGGCGATCTCTCGAAGGCGCAGGCCGTTGCCGTCGTCGCGCGTGCGGTGGTGCTGCTGGTCGCGCCGCCAGGCTCCGCCATCACTGACATGGCGAGTCTGAAACGCGCGACCGTCGACGTGATCGGCGTCGATGGCAACAAACGGCTGATAAAGGTTCTCACCGACGAGTACGATCTTGCGCGGTCGGGCGTGACGTTCAAGAATCTGGCGCCGCCGGACGTCCGCCGCGCGCTCGATGCAAAGGAGGTGCGCGCGATCCTGATCATGATGCCGCTCGCCGAGAAATACCTCGCGCTGCTGCGCGGGCTGTTTCCGCAGAGCGCAAAATCGGGTCCGGTGCTGATTCCGATCGAATCCGCCGGGGCTATTGCCGAAAAGGATCGCGCTTACGAAAGTTTCGACGTGCCGAAGGGCACGTTGCGTGGCTCGCCACCCAACCCGGCCGATGACGTCACGACGTTGCGAACGTCGTTCTATCTGGTCGCGCAGAAGAAGCTCGACAGCGACCTCATTGCGGACCTGACGGAATCGCTGATGAATGCGCGGCGGGACCTGCTGCCGGAATATCCGCTGCTCGGCCAGATCTCCACGCCGGATACCGATGCGTCCGCCTACATCCCGCTGCATCCAGGCGCGGCCGCCTTCTACAACGGCACGCAGGAAAGCTTCCTCGATAAATGGGGCAACGTCATCTTCCTCGCGCCGATGATCCTGGGTGGGCTCGCCTCCGTGCTCGCCGCCGGCTGGAAGTTCCTGCGCGCGGACCGTCCGCAGACACGCGAGGAGGCACTGGAC includes:
- a CDS encoding TAXI family TRAP transporter solute-binding subunit — encoded protein: MDPAKLPTWMRVTLVAGIFILVAGASLFAWRWYSRPTTLTIAVGSLDGEASRVVSALASKLAQQKAPVRLSMVEAGSALDAANAFSSGKVDLAVVRGDVGDLSKAQAVAVVARAVVLLVAPPGSAITDMASLKRATVDVIGVDGNKRLIKVLTDEYDLARSGVTFKNLAPPDVRRALDAKEVRAILIMMPLAEKYLALLRGLFPQSAKSGPVLIPIESAGAIAEKDRAYESFDVPKGTLRGSPPNPADDVTTLRTSFYLVAQKKLDSDLIADLTESLMNARRDLLPEYPLLGQISTPDTDASAYIPLHPGAAAFYNGTQESFLDKWGNVIFLAPMILGGLASVLAAGWKFLRADRPQTREEALDALYALGRRIRICSSLAELDEIEGEIDRVLQGQRGKEAAGEKEPRDAVALNVAAHRLENLIHDRRIALAAQQKEVPRAG